The proteins below come from a single Parageobacillus thermoglucosidasius genomic window:
- a CDS encoding DAK2 domain-containing protein, giving the protein MTIRILDGRRFAEMVFQGAAHLSNNAKAVDALNVFPVPDGDTGTNMNLSMTSGAKEVKNNVSDHIGKVSSALAKGLLMGARGNSGVILSQLFRGFAKAIETKQEINSSEFAAALEAGVTTAYKAVMKPVEGTILTVAKDAAKRAVEVAKKEQDIVVVMEEVVKEAKASLQRTPKLLPVLKEVGVVDSGGQGLVYVYEGFLSGLKGESVADRKPAEISMQELVKAEHHKSAQSHIHTDEIEFGYCTEFMVRFERDKLEKHPFSEEVFRQDLSRFGDSLLVIADDEFVKVHIHSEQPGEVLTYGQRYGSLINIKIENMREQHANIVNEERRDTGSAANAKQKEKYGIVTVAMGAGVAELLKSIGAHVVIEGGQTMNPSTEDIVKAIESIGAETVFVLPNNKNIIMTAQQAASVVSQKVIVIPTKTIPQGMSALLAFNPSLSEEQNEKAMTAALSRVKTGQVTFAVRDTTIDGVKIEKDDYMGLADNKIVVAEKDKLSVTKQLLHSLIDEDSEIVTMIYGQEATEEEVEAIVSYIEETYSDVEVEVHNGEQPLYPFIFSVE; this is encoded by the coding sequence GTGACAATTAGGATACTTGACGGAAGACGTTTTGCTGAAATGGTCTTCCAAGGAGCAGCGCATTTATCCAACAACGCTAAAGCCGTCGACGCGCTGAACGTCTTTCCGGTCCCGGATGGCGACACAGGCACAAATATGAATTTGTCGATGACTTCTGGGGCGAAGGAAGTGAAAAATAACGTTTCCGATCATATTGGAAAAGTCAGCAGCGCATTGGCAAAAGGATTGTTGATGGGAGCGCGCGGAAATTCGGGAGTGATTTTATCGCAATTGTTCCGCGGTTTTGCGAAAGCGATTGAAACGAAACAAGAAATTAATAGCAGCGAATTTGCCGCTGCGCTTGAAGCAGGAGTCACCACCGCTTATAAAGCCGTCATGAAGCCGGTGGAAGGCACGATATTGACTGTTGCGAAAGATGCGGCGAAACGGGCCGTGGAAGTCGCAAAAAAAGAACAAGATATTGTTGTTGTGATGGAAGAAGTGGTTAAAGAAGCGAAAGCATCTTTGCAACGCACCCCCAAATTATTGCCAGTGTTAAAAGAAGTCGGTGTTGTGGATAGCGGCGGTCAAGGGCTTGTCTACGTATATGAAGGTTTTTTGAGCGGATTGAAAGGAGAAAGCGTCGCCGATAGGAAACCGGCGGAAATTTCCATGCAAGAATTGGTCAAGGCCGAACACCATAAAAGTGCACAAAGCCACATTCATACCGATGAAATCGAGTTTGGTTACTGTACCGAATTTATGGTGCGGTTTGAGCGCGATAAATTGGAAAAGCATCCGTTCTCTGAAGAAGTGTTTCGCCAAGATTTAAGCCGCTTCGGCGATTCGCTGCTAGTGATTGCCGATGATGAGTTTGTGAAAGTGCATATACACTCGGAGCAGCCTGGAGAAGTATTGACGTACGGGCAAAGGTACGGAAGTTTAATCAACATTAAAATTGAAAATATGCGCGAGCAGCACGCAAACATCGTGAATGAAGAACGCCGTGACACTGGGAGCGCGGCAAACGCCAAACAAAAAGAGAAATACGGGATTGTGACGGTTGCTATGGGGGCTGGTGTTGCCGAACTGTTAAAAAGCATCGGCGCGCACGTCGTGATTGAAGGCGGCCAAACGATGAACCCTAGCACGGAAGATATTGTTAAGGCGATTGAAAGCATTGGAGCCGAAACGGTATTCGTGTTGCCAAACAATAAAAACATTATTATGACTGCGCAACAAGCTGCTTCTGTCGTCAGCCAAAAAGTGATCGTCATTCCAACGAAAACAATCCCGCAAGGAATGTCGGCATTACTGGCGTTTAACCCGTCACTTTCCGAAGAGCAAAACGAAAAAGCAATGACCGCTGCCTTATCCCGCGTCAAAACCGGGCAAGTTACGTTTGCCGTGCGCGACACAACGATCGACGGGGTAAAAATAGAAAAAGATGACTACATGGGGCTTGCCGATAATAAAATCGTTGTGGCCGAAAAGGATAAGCTTTCGGTAACAAAGCAATTGCTCCATTCATTAATTGACGAAGACAGCGAAATCGTCACAATGATATATGGACAAGAAGCGACAGAAGAAGAAGTGGAAGCGATCGTTTCTTATATTGAGGAAACATATTCCGATGTAGAAGTGGAAGTACACAATGGAGAACAGCCGCTATATCCTTTTATCTTTTCTGTTGAATGA
- the recG gene encoding ATP-dependent DNA helicase RecG has product MNRELQQPVTAIKGIGEETSEALREMGITTIEELLMHVPYRYEDYEVKDLAEVKHDEKVTVEGKVYSEPSLTYYAKKKSRLAFRLLVGRYLITVVCFNRPYLKQKLSINDTVTVSGKWDRHRQTITANELKMGALPQKRELEPVYSVRGSVTVKGMRRFIQLALTQYGEAIIDPLPLSMRQTYRLISKQEAIRAIHFPRSHEELKQARRRLVYEEFLLFQLKIHALRKVQREHSQGIAHSFSPEKLHDFIDRLPFPLTKAQQRVVREILTDMQSPYRMNRLLQGDVGSGKTVVAAIVLYAAVLSGYQGALMVPTEILAEQHAQSLQTLFAPTDVTVALLTSSVKGKRRKEILEQLACGTIDIVVGTHALIQEEVNFQKLGLVITDEQHRFGVEQRRILREKGQAPDVLMMTATPIPRTLAITAFGEMDVSVIDEMPAGRKKVQTYWVKHHMFERVLDFMEKEIQKGRQAYVICPLIEESEKLDVQNAIDVHSMLTHYYRGKYNIGLMHGRLSSEEKEEVMKAFSENRIQVLVSTTVVEVGVNVPNATVMVIYDAERFGLAQLHQLRGRVGRGDEQSYCILIADPKSETGKERMRIMTETTDGFVLSEKDLQLRGPGDFFGTKQSGMPEFKFGDVVHDYRILEVARNDAAKLVQSAAFWRDEPYQWLRLYLHESGVLDGEKLD; this is encoded by the coding sequence GTGAATCGTGAATTGCAACAACCCGTTACAGCAATAAAGGGAATTGGCGAAGAAACGAGCGAAGCGCTCCGGGAAATGGGGATTACCACCATTGAGGAATTGCTCATGCACGTTCCGTACCGCTATGAAGATTATGAAGTAAAAGATTTGGCGGAAGTGAAGCATGACGAAAAAGTAACGGTTGAAGGGAAGGTTTATAGCGAGCCTTCTCTTACATATTATGCGAAAAAAAAATCACGCCTGGCGTTTCGCTTGCTTGTCGGGCGGTATTTAATTACCGTCGTTTGCTTCAACCGTCCTTATTTAAAGCAAAAATTATCCATCAACGATACGGTTACGGTCAGCGGAAAATGGGACCGGCACCGCCAAACGATTACAGCCAATGAATTGAAAATGGGAGCACTGCCGCAAAAGCGGGAGTTGGAACCGGTTTATTCCGTCCGCGGATCTGTCACGGTGAAAGGAATGCGGCGTTTTATCCAGCTGGCTTTAACGCAATACGGTGAAGCCATTATCGATCCGCTTCCGTTGTCGATGCGGCAAACGTACCGGCTTATTTCGAAGCAAGAAGCGATTCGGGCCATCCATTTCCCGCGTTCCCATGAAGAATTGAAACAGGCGAGACGCCGGCTTGTATACGAAGAGTTTTTGCTTTTTCAATTGAAGATTCATGCGCTGCGCAAGGTGCAGAGGGAGCATTCGCAAGGAATCGCTCACTCGTTTTCGCCGGAAAAATTGCATGATTTTATCGATCGGCTGCCATTTCCGCTGACAAAAGCGCAACAGCGCGTCGTTCGCGAAATATTAACAGATATGCAATCGCCGTACCGCATGAACCGTCTTCTGCAAGGAGATGTTGGTTCAGGGAAAACGGTCGTTGCCGCGATTGTATTATATGCCGCTGTTTTGTCCGGCTATCAAGGGGCGCTTATGGTGCCGACGGAAATTTTAGCGGAGCAGCATGCCCAGTCATTGCAAACATTATTCGCGCCGACCGATGTTACCGTGGCGTTGTTGACAAGCTCTGTGAAAGGAAAAAGAAGAAAGGAGATTTTAGAGCAGCTTGCTTGTGGAACGATTGATATTGTTGTTGGAACGCACGCGCTTATTCAGGAAGAAGTCAATTTCCAAAAGCTTGGCTTAGTCATTACAGACGAACAACATCGCTTTGGGGTGGAACAGCGCCGGATTTTGCGCGAAAAAGGGCAAGCGCCTGACGTGCTGATGATGACGGCGACGCCGATTCCGAGAACGCTTGCGATTACTGCGTTTGGCGAAATGGACGTATCGGTGATTGATGAAATGCCGGCTGGAAGAAAAAAAGTGCAGACGTATTGGGTAAAGCATCATATGTTTGAACGCGTCCTTGACTTTATGGAAAAAGAAATTCAAAAAGGGCGGCAAGCATATGTCATATGTCCGCTTATTGAGGAATCAGAAAAATTGGATGTGCAAAATGCGATTGATGTCCACAGCATGTTGACACATTATTATAGAGGAAAATATAACATCGGGCTGATGCACGGGCGCCTTTCTTCAGAGGAAAAAGAAGAAGTGATGAAAGCGTTCAGCGAAAACCGTATCCAAGTATTAGTTTCGACAACAGTTGTCGAAGTCGGCGTCAATGTGCCAAACGCTACAGTTATGGTGATTTATGATGCGGAGCGGTTTGGGCTGGCGCAGCTGCATCAATTGCGCGGGCGGGTCGGCCGCGGCGATGAACAGTCGTACTGTATTTTAATCGCCGATCCAAAATCAGAAACAGGAAAAGAGCGCATGCGCATTATGACGGAAACAACGGACGGATTCGTACTTTCCGAAAAAGATTTGCAATTGCGCGGCCCGGGCGATTTTTTTGGCACAAAGCAAAGCGGCATGCCGGAATTTAAATTTGGAGACGTCGTACATGATTATCGCATTTTGGAAGTAGCGCGCAACGATGCAGCGAAGCTGGTCCAGTCTGCCGCTTTTTGGCGCGATGAGCCGTATCAATGGCTGCGCCTTTATTTGCATGAGTCCGGTGTGCTAGACGGAGAGAAATTAGATTGA
- the fapR gene encoding transcription factor FapR, giving the protein MRKSKRERQRLLQETIQKNPFITDEELAEKFSVSVQTIRLDRLELSIPELRERIKHVAQQSLADKVRALPIEEVIGEIIDIEPDHSAISIFDVKAEHVFKRNRIARGHHLFAQANSLAVAVINDELALTAKANIRFTRQVKENERVVAKAKVIGENENGRTIVEVNSYVGQELVFSGIFEMYRSNNEKKDGGSNENSN; this is encoded by the coding sequence ATGCGGAAAAGCAAACGTGAGCGACAAAGGCTGTTGCAAGAGACGATTCAAAAAAATCCGTTTATTACCGATGAAGAATTGGCAGAAAAATTTTCTGTCAGTGTGCAGACGATCCGCTTAGATCGTTTAGAGCTGTCGATCCCTGAATTGCGGGAGCGAATTAAACATGTTGCACAACAATCGCTGGCCGATAAAGTAAGGGCGCTTCCGATTGAGGAAGTGATCGGGGAAATTATCGATATTGAGCCTGACCATAGCGCTATTTCTATTTTCGATGTGAAAGCGGAGCACGTATTTAAACGAAACCGCATTGCGCGCGGCCATCATTTGTTCGCCCAAGCCAATTCGCTTGCCGTCGCTGTCATCAATGATGAGCTTGCGCTGACAGCCAAAGCGAACATCCGCTTTACAAGACAAGTAAAAGAAAACGAGCGGGTTGTAGCGAAAGCAAAAGTGATCGGCGAAAACGAGAACGGACGGACGATTGTGGAAGTAAACAGCTACGTTGGACAAGAGCTTGTCTTTTCCGGGATATTTGAAATGTATCGTTCCAATAACGAAAAAAAGGATGGAGGCAGCAATGAAAATAGCAATTGA
- the plsX gene encoding phosphate acyltransferase PlsX → MKIAIDAMGGDHAPKEIVLGAVKAVQHFSDIHITLLGDENKIRPYLSAEDRITVIHTDEVIEATDEPVRAVRRKKRSSMVLMAEEVKEGRADACISAGNTGALMAAGLFVVGRIAGIDRPALAPTLPTVGGEGFLFLDVGANVDARPEHLLQYALMGAVYAEKVRGISRPRVGLLNVGTEDQKGNDVTKKAFQLLRETDLHFIGNVEARDLLQGVADVVVTDGFTGNVALKTIEGTAISVFSMLKNALTSSFSSKLAAAVLKPKLVNLKKTMDYAEYGGAALFGLNAPVIKAHGSSDANAIFHAVRQAREMVMNDMITTIKEALEQNQS, encoded by the coding sequence ATGAAAATAGCAATTGATGCGATGGGCGGCGACCATGCGCCAAAAGAAATTGTCCTTGGCGCCGTAAAAGCTGTCCAGCACTTCTCGGATATACATATTACTCTATTAGGAGATGAAAACAAAATTCGCCCATATCTTTCAGCAGAAGATCGCATCACTGTTATTCATACCGATGAAGTGATCGAGGCAACAGATGAACCAGTGCGGGCGGTGAGAAGGAAAAAGCGTTCGTCCATGGTGCTTATGGCTGAAGAAGTGAAAGAAGGCCGCGCCGATGCTTGCATATCAGCAGGAAATACAGGCGCGCTGATGGCGGCTGGGTTATTTGTCGTCGGGCGGATTGCCGGGATCGACCGGCCGGCATTGGCGCCGACGCTTCCTACGGTTGGCGGCGAAGGATTTTTATTTTTGGATGTCGGCGCGAACGTTGATGCCCGTCCGGAACATTTGTTGCAGTACGCTTTAATGGGTGCGGTGTACGCGGAAAAAGTGCGCGGAATTTCGCGGCCGCGCGTCGGCCTGTTAAACGTCGGAACGGAAGACCAAAAGGGAAATGATGTGACCAAAAAGGCGTTTCAGCTTTTGCGGGAAACCGATCTTCATTTTATCGGTAATGTGGAAGCGCGCGATTTATTGCAGGGCGTTGCCGATGTCGTCGTCACGGACGGTTTTACTGGCAACGTTGCGTTAAAAACGATTGAAGGCACGGCCATTTCCGTTTTTTCGATGTTAAAAAATGCGTTAACAAGCAGTTTTTCAAGCAAATTAGCGGCAGCGGTGTTGAAACCGAAATTAGTCAATTTGAAAAAAACGATGGATTACGCTGAATACGGAGGAGCGGCACTGTTCGGATTAAATGCGCCTGTCATCAAAGCGCACGGCTCGTCTGATGCGAATGCGATTTTTCACGCCGTCCGTCAGGCGCGGGAAATGGTGATGAACGACATGATCACTACGATAAAAGAGGCGCTTGAACAAAATCAATCATAA
- the fabD gene encoding ACP S-malonyltransferase — protein sequence MGKIAFIFPGQGSQTVGMGKDVAQSDANIAAVFQSADERLGFSLSSLIFEGPQETLTLTYNAQPALLTTSVALLQKVKEAGITADYVAGHSLGEYTALVAAGAISFTDAVYAVRKRGEFMEKAVPAGEGTMAAVLGMDAAALEAVTNEISEQGDPVQLANLNCPGQIVISGSKAGVEKAGNLAKERGAKRVIPLEVSGPFHSLLMKPAASHLQEVLNTIAIRDAEIPVIANVTAQPVVKKEEILRLLIEQLYSPVRWEQSVETMIRLGVDTFVEIGPGKVLSGLVKKISRNVRVYAVNDLASLQATVAALKGE from the coding sequence ATGGGGAAAATCGCCTTTATTTTTCCGGGACAAGGATCGCAAACAGTAGGAATGGGAAAAGATGTCGCGCAAAGTGATGCCAATATTGCGGCAGTGTTTCAATCTGCGGACGAACGTCTTGGCTTTTCGCTCTCCTCGCTGATTTTCGAAGGGCCGCAAGAAACGCTGACATTAACGTACAACGCGCAGCCCGCTTTATTGACAACAAGCGTCGCGCTTCTTCAAAAAGTGAAAGAAGCCGGGATAACGGCGGATTACGTCGCCGGCCATAGCTTAGGAGAATATACGGCGCTGGTGGCTGCGGGGGCGATTTCGTTTACCGATGCGGTGTATGCGGTAAGAAAACGCGGGGAGTTTATGGAAAAAGCGGTGCCGGCAGGGGAAGGAACGATGGCGGCTGTGTTAGGGATGGATGCCGCTGCGCTTGAAGCCGTCACGAACGAAATTTCCGAACAAGGCGATCCTGTGCAGCTGGCAAATTTAAACTGCCCGGGGCAAATCGTTATTTCCGGTTCCAAAGCAGGAGTGGAAAAGGCGGGGAACCTTGCGAAAGAGCGCGGGGCAAAACGGGTGATTCCGCTTGAAGTGAGCGGTCCGTTTCACTCTTTGCTTATGAAACCGGCAGCAAGCCATTTGCAAGAGGTGCTAAACACGATTGCGATTCGCGATGCGGAAATCCCTGTCATTGCCAATGTCACCGCACAGCCGGTGGTGAAAAAAGAAGAAATTTTGCGTTTATTGATCGAGCAATTATATTCTCCTGTCCGCTGGGAGCAGTCGGTAGAAACAATGATCCGTTTAGGAGTAGATACGTTTGTTGAAATTGGTCCGGGGAAAGTGTTGTCAGGACTTGTGAAAAAAATTAGCCGCAATGTTCGTGTATACGCGGTGAACGATCTTGCGTCTTTACAAGCGACCGTTGCGGCATTGAAAGGAGAATAA
- the fabG gene encoding 3-oxoacyl-[acyl-carrier-protein] reductase has protein sequence MLQGKVALVTGASRGIGRAIALELARQGAKIAVNYAGSEAKANEVVGEIKNMGGEAFAIQADVADAQAVEQMVKTVLERFERIDILVNNAGITRDNLLMRMKEEEWDDVININLKGVFNCTKAVTRPMMKQRYGRIVNIASVVGVMGNPGQANYVAAKAGVIGLTKTAARELASRNITVNAVAPGFITTDMTERLSEEIKSEMLKQIPLARFGEPEDVAKVVAFLVSDAASYMTGQTLHVDGGMVM, from the coding sequence ATGTTGCAAGGAAAAGTCGCGCTTGTCACGGGAGCGTCGCGCGGCATCGGCCGGGCGATTGCGCTGGAACTGGCGCGCCAAGGAGCAAAAATAGCGGTCAATTACGCCGGCAGCGAAGCGAAGGCGAACGAAGTTGTCGGAGAAATTAAAAACATGGGCGGGGAAGCGTTCGCGATTCAGGCGGACGTAGCCGATGCCCAAGCCGTTGAACAGATGGTTAAAACGGTATTAGAACGGTTTGAACGCATCGATATTTTAGTGAACAACGCCGGCATCACCCGCGACAATTTATTAATGCGCATGAAAGAAGAAGAATGGGATGACGTGATTAATATTAATTTAAAAGGGGTATTTAACTGCACGAAAGCAGTGACGCGCCCGATGATGAAACAACGGTACGGCCGCATCGTGAACATCGCTTCCGTCGTCGGCGTCATGGGGAATCCGGGGCAAGCAAACTATGTCGCCGCGAAAGCCGGCGTCATTGGGTTGACAAAAACGGCGGCTCGGGAGCTGGCAAGCCGCAATATTACCGTCAATGCAGTTGCCCCTGGATTTATTACGACCGATATGACCGAGCGCCTTAGCGAAGAAATAAAATCGGAAATGTTAAAACAAATTCCGCTTGCCCGCTTTGGCGAACCGGAAGATGTCGCAAAAGTCGTTGCTTTCCTCGTATCGGATGCGGCCAGCTATATGACGGGGCAAACGCTTCATGTTGACGGTGGAATGGTCATGTAA
- a CDS encoding acyl carrier protein — protein MADVLERVTKIIVDRLGVEESQVTLDASFKDDLGADSLDIVELVMELEDEFNMEISDEEAEKIVTVGDAVNYIKSHM, from the coding sequence ATGGCAGACGTATTAGAGCGTGTTACGAAAATCATCGTCGACCGTTTAGGTGTCGAAGAATCCCAAGTAACATTGGATGCTTCTTTCAAAGATGATCTTGGTGCTGATTCCCTTGATATCGTGGAACTTGTGATGGAATTGGAAGATGAATTTAATATGGAAATTTCGGATGAAGAGGCTGAAAAAATTGTCACAGTTGGAGATGCTGTGAACTACATAAAAAGCCACATGTAA
- the rnc gene encoding ribonuclease III: MSKQKDKERINEKRRAKFKELQKKIGIFFTNEKLLIQAFTHSSYVNEHRKRPHEDNERLEFLGDAVLELTVSQYLFKKFPHMSEGELTKLRAAIVCEPSLVKFANALSFGELVLLGKGEELTGGRTRPALLADVFEAFIGALYLDKGMDAVMQFLGQTIFPKIDEGAFSHVMDFKSQLQELVQRDGIGVLEYSILEEKGPAHNKEFVSRVSLNGQELGIGVGKSKKEAEQHAAQMALQKLKTVVKE, encoded by the coding sequence ATGTCAAAACAAAAAGATAAGGAACGTATCAATGAAAAAAGGAGAGCCAAGTTTAAGGAATTGCAAAAAAAAATCGGCATTTTTTTTACGAATGAAAAACTTCTCATTCAAGCTTTTACCCATTCATCGTATGTGAATGAGCATCGGAAACGGCCGCATGAAGATAATGAACGGCTTGAATTTTTAGGCGATGCGGTGCTTGAGCTTACCGTTTCGCAATATTTGTTTAAAAAATTCCCCCATATGAGCGAAGGGGAATTGACAAAACTGCGCGCGGCGATCGTATGTGAACCATCGCTTGTGAAGTTTGCCAACGCCTTATCATTCGGTGAACTCGTGCTTTTAGGAAAAGGGGAAGAGCTGACAGGGGGAAGAACAAGACCGGCGCTGCTCGCTGACGTGTTTGAAGCGTTTATCGGCGCGCTTTACTTAGACAAAGGAATGGATGCGGTCATGCAATTTTTGGGACAAACGATTTTCCCAAAAATTGATGAAGGTGCTTTTTCTCATGTGATGGATTTTAAAAGCCAATTGCAAGAACTTGTTCAACGCGATGGCATCGGCGTGCTGGAATATAGCATTTTAGAAGAGAAAGGGCCGGCGCACAATAAAGAATTTGTCTCGCGCGTTTCGTTGAACGGACAAGAGCTTGGCATCGGTGTCGGAAAGTCCAAAAAAGAGGCGGAACAACACGCGGCGCAAATGGCACTGCAAAAGCTAAAAACGGTGGTGAAAGAATAA